The Paenibacillus sp. FSL R7-0204 genome includes a region encoding these proteins:
- a CDS encoding spore germination protein, producing METSDELGEQTQDKSHKGFFARLFGDDEESEDQEEGQEAGQPQQPKQSAPKQSAPKKAKAGQGADSASKPKDPLQQKRDNERSDSLEQSITYWQGNDKIPQSLADAKNTLTEVVGLGSSFDIVFREMSFGGKSAALLCISGFAKDTIIDEILKRLTYLTPDHVSTDVVASFMSEYIPHVQVEKGELFSESINKVLAGMSAFFIEGESQVIIMDTRSYPSRSPDEPSIERVVRGSRDGFTETLLSNVALVRRRIRDPGLKLEMHQIGRRTRTDVCLAYIDDIVDKTQVQAVTDKLKSVNLDGIPLADKQLEEAIVGGGWNPYPLVRYSERPDIVASHLLEGRVVVFVDTSPSVMVLPTTFFDLCQHAEENRQTPFMGTYLRWVRFIGIFASMFLLPLWMLMVLHPELKPGMLDFIGPQKSANLPLIAQFLIVELGVDLLRMAAVHTPTPLGSAMGLIAAILVGDIAVQTGLFVNEVVLYMAVASIGMFATPSYELGLANRIVRLALLLAVAAYGIPGFMIGTTLLVVLLTTHRSYNSPYMWPFIPFNAKAMAEILLRQPVLSSKTRPSFNKTRDNTRMPENKDAPRKS from the coding sequence ATGGAAACCTCGGACGAGCTGGGGGAGCAGACGCAGGATAAGAGCCATAAAGGCTTTTTTGCCAGATTATTTGGAGATGATGAAGAGTCTGAGGATCAGGAGGAAGGTCAGGAAGCGGGTCAGCCACAGCAGCCGAAGCAGTCCGCACCTAAGCAGTCCGCCCCCAAGAAGGCCAAAGCCGGTCAGGGAGCGGATTCTGCAAGCAAGCCTAAGGACCCTCTGCAGCAAAAAAGGGACAATGAACGCTCCGACTCCCTGGAGCAGTCGATTACCTATTGGCAAGGCAACGATAAGATCCCGCAATCATTGGCGGATGCTAAGAATACACTGACCGAGGTAGTCGGGCTGGGCTCCTCCTTTGATATTGTGTTCAGGGAAATGTCCTTCGGCGGGAAAAGTGCGGCTCTGCTCTGCATCAGCGGCTTCGCCAAGGATACGATTATCGATGAAATTCTGAAGCGCCTGACGTATCTGACCCCTGATCATGTATCGACCGATGTGGTTGCCAGCTTCATGAGTGAATATATTCCCCATGTTCAGGTAGAGAAAGGCGAGCTGTTCAGCGAGAGCATCAACAAAGTGCTAGCCGGCATGAGCGCGTTCTTCATTGAAGGAGAATCGCAGGTTATTATTATGGATACCCGTTCGTATCCTTCCCGCAGCCCGGATGAGCCCTCGATTGAGCGGGTGGTCCGCGGATCGCGGGACGGCTTCACAGAGACGCTGCTAAGCAACGTGGCTCTGGTTAGAAGACGTATCCGCGACCCTGGGCTGAAGCTGGAGATGCATCAGATTGGACGGAGAACCCGGACAGATGTCTGCTTAGCTTACATCGATGATATCGTGGATAAGACCCAGGTGCAGGCCGTTACCGATAAGCTGAAAAGCGTCAATCTAGACGGCATTCCCCTGGCGGACAAGCAACTGGAGGAAGCGATTGTCGGCGGCGGCTGGAACCCCTATCCGCTGGTCCGTTATTCGGAACGGCCGGATATTGTCGCTTCCCATCTGCTGGAGGGCCGGGTGGTTGTTTTTGTCGATACTTCCCCGAGTGTCATGGTGCTGCCGACGACGTTTTTTGATCTTTGCCAGCATGCGGAAGAGAACCGCCAGACGCCTTTTATGGGGACCTATCTCCGCTGGGTCCGCTTCATCGGGATCTTTGCATCGATGTTCCTGCTTCCGCTGTGGATGCTGATGGTTCTCCATCCGGAGCTGAAGCCAGGCATGCTTGATTTCATCGGTCCGCAAAAATCAGCCAATCTCCCGCTCATTGCCCAGTTCCTGATCGTTGAGCTGGGGGTGGACCTGCTGCGGATGGCTGCAGTGCATACACCGACGCCGCTCGGCTCCGCGATGGGGCTGATCGCTGCCATTTTGGTCGGTGATATTGCTGTACAGACCGGGCTTTTTGTCAATGAAGTGGTGCTCTATATGGCGGTAGCCTCTATCGGGATGTTTGCAACGCCGAGCTACGAGCTGGGGCTGGCCAACCGGATTGTCCGGCTTGCGCTGCTGCTGGCGGTGGCTGCTTATGGCATTCCCGGCTTCATGATCGGCACGACGCTGCTGGTGGTGCTGCTGACCACACACCGTTCGTATAACTCTCCATACATGTGGCCGTTTATACCATTTAATGCAAAAGCTATGGCGGAGATCCTCCTGCGTCAGCCGGTGCTCAGCTCCAAAACAAGGCCATCCTTCAACAAAACAAGAGATAACACCCGGATGCCTGAGAATAAGGACGCCCCGCGCAAGTCGTAG